A DNA window from Chryseobacterium sp. MEBOG06 contains the following coding sequences:
- a CDS encoding HRDC domain-containing protein: protein MMKVKVFKIRLPEEFLFKDQKMLDSFLEEHEIMKVETAFVSEERYWSVILYFEDVKLTKNTVKEPKAVKYSAEYDSLNADEEKVLDALKLWRSEKAREQNLPTYFIASNKELLSVARYRPAKKEELLEIKGFGKHKIENYGEEILEILESI from the coding sequence ATGATGAAAGTAAAAGTTTTTAAAATCAGGCTTCCCGAAGAATTTCTCTTCAAAGATCAGAAAATGCTGGATAGTTTTCTGGAAGAACACGAAATTATGAAAGTAGAAACAGCTTTTGTAAGTGAAGAACGTTATTGGTCTGTAATATTGTATTTTGAAGATGTAAAACTTACAAAAAATACAGTGAAAGAACCAAAGGCAGTTAAATATTCTGCAGAGTATGATTCCTTAAATGCTGATGAGGAAAAGGTTTTGGATGCTTTGAAGCTTTGGAGATCAGAGAAAGCACGGGAACAAAATCTCCCTACTTATTTTATAGCGAGTAATAAGGAATTATTGTCTGTAGCGAGGTATAGACCTGCTAAAAAGGAAGAATTGCTGGAGATCAAAGGATTCGGAAAACATAAGATTGAAAATTATGGTGAAGAAATACTGGAGATTTTAGAAAGTATCTGA
- a CDS encoding single-stranded DNA-binding protein, which translates to MSLRNKVTLIGYTGKEVEMVNFENGNVKASVSLATSDHYTNAKGDKVEETQWHNLIAFGKTAEIFEKYVSKGKEIAIEGKLTYRSYDDKDGIKRYITEIRVDEILLLGGK; encoded by the coding sequence ATGTCACTAAGAAACAAAGTAACATTAATAGGTTACACAGGTAAAGAAGTTGAAATGGTAAACTTCGAAAACGGAAACGTGAAAGCAAGTGTCTCTTTAGCCACCAGTGATCATTACACGAATGCTAAAGGCGATAAAGTAGAAGAAACACAATGGCACAATCTGATTGCCTTCGGGAAAACTGCAGAGATCTTTGAGAAATATGTTTCCAAAGGAAAAGAAATTGCTATTGAAGGAAAGCTTACGTACAGATCATACGATGATAAAGACGGAATTAAACGATATATCACGGAGATCCGTGTAGATGAAATTCTTCTTTTGGGAGGCAAATAA
- a CDS encoding helix-turn-helix transcriptional regulator, producing the protein MQKEKLRTVRKRKGYTQQQMADVIPTDVSNYSRKESGVVSVTQAEWTKLASFLEVPVEEIYEEDEAKVIIENPVFNDSPGANIGNSGFSANNMGYINNELSIEIIKTMQEYIVLLKEEISRLKK; encoded by the coding sequence ATGCAAAAAGAAAAACTCCGTACAGTAAGAAAAAGAAAAGGCTACACCCAGCAGCAAATGGCTGATGTAATCCCAACTGACGTTTCCAACTATAGCAGGAAAGAAAGTGGTGTTGTATCTGTAACACAGGCAGAATGGACCAAACTTGCCAGTTTTTTAGAAGTTCCTGTTGAGGAAATTTATGAAGAGGATGAAGCAAAAGTTATTATAGAGAATCCTGTGTTTAATGACAGCCCTGGTGCAAACATTGGTAATAGTGGTTTTTCTGCCAACAATATGGGGTATATCAATAATGAATTAAGCATAGAGATCATTAAAACGATGCAGGAATATATTGTTTTGCTGAAAGAGGAAATCAGCAGACTGAAAAAGTAG
- a CDS encoding AraC family transcriptional regulator produces the protein MKKLEIKKNIQKDEDKNLSFRVFDLTKEYLKDYFKPHKKDHFLIIAIESGTLQLHIEDKIHFLKPGKISVVFPEQVHFISDISEDLKGKIILFEEILFCSDILKNELSTYNVNLSTQLHCTILSSEDFQQSLYTISIIKEIYQNPSLIKKEQARFQIKIFLLGLIESVHGLHPILYKETTDKPIYVRFKKLLNEHYKQYRTVQYYADELAITTKKLNSITKKHCGETAIQAIHNRILIEIKRQLMFSDLSHKEIAFDLGFNSPSALNKFVKAKLKETPTELQQELAQMYNT, from the coding sequence ATGAAGAAGCTAGAAATTAAAAAGAATATCCAAAAGGATGAGGATAAAAATCTTTCTTTCAGGGTTTTTGATTTAACAAAAGAATACTTGAAGGATTATTTCAAACCTCACAAAAAAGATCATTTCCTGATTATCGCCATTGAAAGCGGAACACTACAGCTTCATATTGAAGACAAAATTCATTTTTTGAAACCCGGAAAAATATCGGTAGTATTTCCGGAGCAGGTGCATTTTATTTCTGATATAAGTGAAGACCTGAAAGGAAAAATCATTTTGTTTGAAGAAATATTATTCTGTTCAGATATTTTGAAAAATGAACTGAGTACTTACAATGTAAATCTTTCTACACAACTTCACTGCACCATTTTATCTTCAGAAGATTTTCAGCAAAGTTTGTATACAATTTCTATCATCAAGGAAATTTATCAGAATCCAAGCCTTATTAAAAAGGAACAGGCAAGATTTCAAATTAAGATTTTTCTGCTAGGCCTGATAGAATCTGTTCACGGGCTGCATCCTATTTTATATAAAGAAACAACTGATAAGCCGATCTATGTGCGATTTAAAAAATTATTAAATGAGCATTATAAACAATACAGAACGGTACAATACTATGCTGATGAACTGGCCATTACTACAAAGAAATTAAATTCCATCACGAAGAAACATTGTGGAGAAACAGCTATACAGGCTATTCATAACCGGATTTTAATAGAAATAAAACGTCAGTTGATGTTTTCTGATCTCTCTCACAAGGAAATTGCTTTTGACCTCGGTTTCAATTCTCCTTCTGCTCTCAACAAATTTGTAAAAGCAAAACTGAAAGAAACTCCTACCGAACTTCAGCAGGAATTGGCGCAAATGTATAACACATAA
- a CDS encoding iron-containing alcohol dehydrogenase — MSKLFIAGEVFHGAGSLSELANIKGRKAVIVTGGSSMRKSGTLDKAVAYLTEAGIETQIFEGVEEDPSSATCLKGAELIQSFEPDWIIGLGGCSAIDAAKIMWVFYEYPHADFDAMIKPFTVPVLRNKAKFIAIPSTSGTGTETTGLAVITDREKGVKYPIVSYELTPDIAIVDGEICASMPAHVTSNTGLDALTHCVEAYVSNINNNIADALSKGGLEIVFNNLKEAVENPTNITARQNMHDASFMAGLAFNNAWLGIVHSLSHQVGALYGIPHGASNAIFLPNVIRYNAQATERFPDLAKVIGRETAEDLAQAIETLRSEVNNQSAIKEFGISREDWDKNLDYITKNALADPCTGFNPRVPSLDELKAIYNACYEGFVYTEELVAG, encoded by the coding sequence ATGAGCAAATTATTTATAGCAGGAGAAGTTTTCCACGGTGCAGGAAGTCTTTCGGAGTTAGCGAATATTAAAGGTAGAAAAGCGGTAATCGTAACTGGAGGAAGTTCTATGAGAAAGAGCGGAACTCTGGATAAAGCTGTTGCTTACCTTACTGAAGCCGGGATCGAAACCCAGATTTTCGAAGGTGTGGAAGAAGATCCATCTTCTGCAACCTGCCTGAAAGGGGCTGAACTTATCCAATCATTTGAACCGGACTGGATTATTGGCTTAGGAGGCTGCTCAGCGATTGATGCTGCAAAAATCATGTGGGTGTTTTATGAATATCCTCATGCCGATTTTGATGCAATGATCAAACCTTTCACAGTTCCGGTTTTAAGAAATAAAGCAAAATTTATCGCCATTCCATCTACGAGTGGAACAGGAACTGAAACAACAGGCCTTGCCGTGATTACAGACAGAGAGAAAGGGGTAAAATATCCTATCGTTTCTTATGAATTAACACCGGATATTGCTATTGTGGATGGAGAGATCTGCGCTTCAATGCCAGCTCACGTGACTTCAAATACAGGTCTTGATGCGTTGACTCACTGTGTAGAAGCTTATGTTTCTAATATAAACAACAATATTGCAGATGCTCTTTCAAAAGGCGGTCTGGAGATTGTTTTTAATAATTTAAAAGAAGCTGTAGAAAATCCCACCAATATCACTGCCCGTCAGAATATGCATGATGCTTCTTTTATGGCAGGTTTAGCATTTAATAATGCATGGCTGGGAATTGTACATTCATTGTCTCACCAGGTTGGAGCCTTATACGGAATCCCTCATGGAGCTTCTAATGCGATTTTCCTTCCTAATGTTATCCGTTATAATGCACAGGCCACAGAACGTTTTCCTGATTTAGCCAAGGTTATCGGTAGAGAAACAGCAGAAGATCTGGCTCAGGCAATTGAAACGTTACGCTCTGAAGTTAACAATCAATCTGCAATAAAAGAGTTTGGAATTTCAAGAGAAGATTGGGATAAAAACCTTGACTACATCACAAAAAATGCGCTGGCAGATCCTTGTACGGGTTTCAACCCTAGAGTTCCATCGTTAGACGAATTGAAAGCCATTTATAATGCTTGTTATGAAGGTTTTGTTTACACAGAAGAACTGGTTGCAGGATAA
- a CDS encoding polysaccharide lyase family 7 protein, with protein MKNFFKIIVNCGLFVMCPTLFHAQKNIYAKAPQAQFDLTGFNLQLPVPKNNSIAIIKGSEIAQFSSENFYYSSEDKSIRFFCSSDGQATKGSHYPRTELRQTDEWHFENKHTLHVKMSVLKQPSSGKIIIGQIHGSSKGTEAVKLWWNNGELQAGFKKEVNGKEDRVTLLKDVPLGQAFEYSIQQHGLDVQVKINQQTTNYTLGDSWKSEAVYFKAGNYLQDNKIPVSSGLVAIYDIKIF; from the coding sequence ATGAAGAACTTCTTTAAAATCATAGTAAATTGTGGATTATTTGTAATGTGTCCTACGCTTTTTCATGCACAGAAAAACATCTATGCTAAAGCTCCTCAGGCCCAGTTTGATCTGACAGGTTTTAATCTTCAGCTTCCGGTTCCGAAAAACAATTCTATCGCCATTATCAAAGGTTCTGAAATAGCCCAATTCTCATCAGAAAATTTCTACTATTCCAGTGAGGATAAAAGTATCCGTTTCTTTTGTTCTTCGGATGGACAAGCAACCAAAGGGTCTCATTATCCCAGAACGGAATTACGCCAAACTGATGAATGGCATTTTGAAAACAAGCATACTTTGCATGTAAAAATGTCTGTTTTGAAACAACCTAGCTCCGGAAAGATTATTATCGGGCAGATTCACGGAAGTTCAAAAGGTACAGAAGCAGTAAAACTGTGGTGGAACAACGGTGAGTTACAGGCAGGTTTCAAAAAAGAGGTTAATGGTAAAGAAGATCGTGTCACTCTTTTGAAAGATGTTCCCTTAGGACAGGCTTTTGAATACAGTATTCAACAGCATGGTTTAGATGTTCAGGTAAAAATCAATCAGCAAACTACTAATTATACGCTGGGAGACAGCTGGAAATCAGAAGCCGTTTATTTTAAAGCAGGAAATTATCTGCAGGATAATAAAATTCCGGTATCATCAGGATTAGTCGCCATTTATGATATTAAAATATTTTAA
- a CDS encoding HPP family protein yields MKKTIKRTFRVSKYVIYKETLVDYKEHFWSFLGAFFGIGIIAFIQSHSLAQTENIFLIGSFGASSVLIYGAIQSPLAQPRNLIGGHVLSAIVGVTVYKIVPDIIWLTAPLAVAFSIVLMQYTKTLHPPGGATALIAVSSTGKIPELGYWYVISPVLSGCIILLLVALFFNNITPNRSYPSHNSFKRLLKKRHTHHTK; encoded by the coding sequence ATGAAGAAGACTATAAAAAGGACATTCAGAGTCTCAAAGTATGTGATCTATAAAGAAACGCTTGTTGATTATAAGGAGCATTTCTGGTCATTTTTGGGCGCATTTTTCGGGATCGGGATTATTGCATTTATCCAGTCCCATTCTCTGGCACAGACAGAAAATATATTTCTGATCGGTTCTTTCGGAGCATCCAGTGTCCTTATTTACGGAGCTATTCAGAGCCCTCTGGCTCAACCCAGAAACCTGATAGGAGGACACGTACTTTCCGCTATTGTGGGCGTTACGGTTTATAAGATTGTCCCGGATATCATCTGGCTTACTGCACCGCTAGCCGTTGCTTTTTCTATTGTGCTGATGCAATATACAAAAACCCTTCATCCACCAGGTGGTGCTACAGCATTAATCGCTGTAAGTTCTACCGGTAAAATTCCGGAATTGGGATATTGGTATGTTATCTCCCCTGTTCTTTCGGGGTGTATTATCCTGCTTCTTGTGGCTTTATTTTTCAACAATATAACGCCCAACAGGAGCTACCCTTCCCACAACAGTTTTAAGAGGCTGCTGAAAAAAAGACATACCCACCACACAAAATAA
- a CDS encoding TIGR01777 family oxidoreductase, translating into MKEIVLITGASGMIARQLAKKIEKEYELRFLTRKKEHSNEYEWDIRKGTIDEAALDNVSHIIHLAGANISEKRWTEERKKELISSRIDSAALLRTALKKNKIKLKSFISASGINFYGTETTEKIFTENDPPGNDFLSEVVVLWEKAADDFKEQNLAERVVKIRTAVVLSEKEGALKKMVPPIQYYIGSPLGSGKQYMPWIHIEDICSIYELSLKNSLLDGAYNAVSPQHATNKGLTEKIAEVLNKPLWMPNVPAFILKLIFGELASAILEGSRASSKKIRETGFQFQFPDLKEALDNLLNNEK; encoded by the coding sequence ATGAAAGAAATTGTTCTCATCACCGGAGCCAGTGGCATGATTGCCAGGCAGCTGGCAAAAAAGATAGAAAAAGAATATGAACTCAGGTTTCTAACCAGAAAAAAGGAACATTCTAATGAGTATGAATGGGATATCAGAAAAGGAACTATTGATGAAGCTGCTTTGGACAACGTTTCTCATATCATTCACCTGGCCGGTGCCAATATCTCAGAAAAGCGCTGGACAGAGGAAAGGAAAAAAGAACTGATTTCCAGCAGAATTGATTCAGCAGCATTACTTCGAACTGCATTAAAGAAAAATAAGATTAAACTTAAATCTTTTATTTCAGCTTCCGGAATTAATTTTTACGGTACAGAAACTACCGAAAAAATTTTCACAGAAAACGATCCGCCGGGAAATGACTTTTTGAGTGAAGTTGTTGTTCTGTGGGAAAAGGCTGCCGATGATTTTAAAGAACAGAATCTTGCTGAAAGAGTTGTTAAAATAAGAACAGCGGTTGTTCTTTCTGAAAAAGAGGGTGCATTAAAGAAAATGGTTCCTCCTATTCAATATTATATTGGTTCTCCATTAGGAAGCGGCAAGCAATATATGCCATGGATTCATATTGAGGATATCTGCTCCATATATGAACTGTCTTTAAAAAACTCACTGCTTGATGGTGCTTATAATGCTGTTTCGCCACAACATGCTACTAATAAGGGTTTGACTGAAAAAATTGCTGAAGTACTCAACAAGCCTTTATGGATGCCTAATGTTCCCGCATTTATTTTAAAATTGATATTTGGAGAACTGGCTAGTGCTATATTGGAAGGCTCAAGGGCTTCTTCAAAGAAAATTCGGGAGACAGGATTTCAATTTCAGTTTCCGGATTTGAAGGAAGCACTTGATAATTTATTAAATAATGAAAAATAA
- the nudK gene encoding GDP-mannose pyrophosphatase NudK: MQNSKIKILKTEILSDNWYTLNKVTYDILKNDGTTETQSREAYDRGNGAVILLYNKVSNTVILTRQFRLPTYINGNSTGMLIEACAGLLDNDNPEDCIKRETEEETGYKISKVEKVFEAYMSPGSVTEILHFFIAEYSNEMKIADGGGLQEEGENIEVLELPFNQALSMIDNGEIMDAKTIMLLQYLRLKNII, translated from the coding sequence ATGCAAAACAGTAAAATAAAAATATTAAAAACGGAAATTCTTTCTGACAACTGGTACACTTTAAATAAAGTGACTTATGATATTCTAAAAAACGACGGAACTACAGAAACCCAAAGCAGAGAAGCTTATGACCGTGGAAACGGAGCAGTTATTCTACTTTATAACAAAGTTTCTAATACCGTTATCCTGACCAGACAATTCAGACTACCTACTTATATCAATGGAAATTCTACAGGAATGCTGATTGAAGCCTGTGCGGGACTTTTGGACAATGACAATCCCGAAGACTGCATCAAACGGGAAACAGAGGAAGAAACAGGTTATAAAATCTCAAAAGTAGAAAAAGTATTTGAGGCATATATGTCCCCCGGATCTGTAACCGAGATTCTTCACTTCTTTATTGCAGAATATTCAAATGAAATGAAAATTGCTGATGGCGGCGGTCTGCAAGAAGAAGGTGAGAATATTGAAGTTTTAGAACTTCCTTTTAATCAGGCACTTTCTATGATAGATAACGGAGAAATCATGGATGCCAAAACAATTATGCTGCTGCAATATCTAAGACTTAAAAATATTATATAG
- a CDS encoding DUF2750 domain-containing protein, whose translation MIQDHITVKNRYKDFIKKISETETVYALKDESGYATSYSSEIEYEDGEPAKIVCFWSDAARAKSCVEQEWDHYEVSPVGLTEFIENWCLGMNNDGFIVGTNFDSNLIGYEAEPLEVILDSIEELRNTGKSLELRKFENMDDLENQIKEILKD comes from the coding sequence ATGATACAGGACCACATTACCGTCAAAAACCGTTATAAAGATTTCATTAAAAAAATCAGTGAAACAGAAACCGTATATGCCTTAAAGGATGAAAGTGGATATGCTACATCCTACTCCAGCGAGATAGAATATGAAGATGGCGAACCTGCAAAGATCGTTTGTTTCTGGTCTGATGCTGCAAGAGCAAAGTCATGTGTTGAGCAGGAATGGGATCATTATGAGGTATCCCCTGTCGGCCTGACAGAATTTATAGAAAACTGGTGTTTAGGAATGAACAATGACGGGTTTATCGTTGGAACCAATTTTGACAGCAACCTTATTGGTTATGAAGCAGAGCCTCTCGAAGTTATTCTTGACAGTATTGAAGAACTTAGGAATACAGGAAAATCTCTGGAACTAAGAAAATTTGAAAACATGGATGACCTTGAAAACCAAATCAAAGAAATTTTGAAAGATTAG